A single window of Nicotiana sylvestris chromosome 3, ASM39365v2, whole genome shotgun sequence DNA harbors:
- the LOC104211955 gene encoding dehydration-responsive element-binding protein 1E-like: MNIFRSYYSDSLTESSSLSDNSSSPCNRANLSDEEVLLASNNPKKRAGRKKFRETRHPVYRGVRKRNSDKWVCEVRQPNKKSRIWLGTYPTAEMAARAHDVAAIALRGRSACLNFADSVWKLPIPASTDAKDIQRAAAEAAEAFRPSESEADSPETPESNKLFMDEEALFCMPGLLASMAEGLMLPPPHYVEVGDYVEAAADMPLWSYTI, encoded by the coding sequence ATGAATATCTTTCGAAGCTATTATTCGGACTCACTTACTGAATCTTCATCACTGTCTGATAACAGCAGCTCCCCATGTAATAGAGCTAATCTTTCTGACGAGGAAGTTTTGTTAGCTTCGAATAACCCCAAGAAGCGAGCAGGGAGGAAGAAGTTTCGCGAAACTCGACACCCAGTATACAGGGGAGTGAGGAAGAGAAACTCGGACAAATGGGTTTGTGAAGTCAGACAACCAAATAAAAAATCAAGAATATGGCTTGGAACTTATCCCACTGCAGAAATGGCGGCTAGAGCTCATGACGTGGCGGCTATTGCATTAAGGGGTCGTTCTGCTTGCTTGAACTTTGCTGACTCTGTTTGGAAGTTGCCTATCCCTGCTTCTACCGACGCTAAGGATATTCAGAGAGCGGCGGCGGAAGCAGCCGAGGCTTTCCGGCCATCTGAGTCAGAAGCAGATTCTCCTGAAACGCCAGAAAGTAATAAGTTATTTATGGATGAGGAAGCTTTGTTTTGCATGCCGGGATTGCTAGCGAGTATGGCGGAAGGACTAATGCTGCCTCCACCTCACTACGTAGAAGTTGGTGATTATGTGGAAGCTGCTGCTGACATGCCTCTATGGAGTTATACTATTTAA